The region GTAACCCCAATACTTTTCCGAGTAAGAAGTCCAGTTCGGAGTCATCTGCATTCCGATGTACAGCTTTGCGTCCGGGATGAGTTCCGCCCACGAGATATAAGCGTGTTTCATGAATGGCCGCATCTTATCGTCTGCTTTCCTATCGGCATCTAATCTATACCGAATCTTAATTTTATCCGATATCTTGTAGTCATAAGTAAAGTAATATCTCGTAAATCTGAACTGCGTTACATCACCGGTAGAGTTGTCCGGATTTAAATACTCAAAGTAAGCCTTACCTGATAACTTACCCGCCTCCTCGGCAATTAAATTGCCGGATGAGACCGCAGTGATGTATACTGTTATCGTTATTATTGTCGCTAATGTTACTCTCATTATTATTCCCCTTTATATTTTAGTCTGAGTAATGTCAGTAATCCGTTCGCAATATACCATATAAAAAACGGGTATTATTTGCGCAAAAAATAACAATATTGCAATAACGCAGCCTCTGACAATCAATAATAACTTGATTTATGATATCTAATTTGTTAGTATGATTAGAATAGAGCTTGAACCATTTATTAAGATTGCCCGACGCATGACGAGAAAGGTATAAATTATTGAAAATTTTTGTGGGTAATTTATCTTCGGATATCTCCCCGGGTTTACTGCGAGAAGCTTTCTCGGCGTACGGGATTATCTCATCTATTTCTATCACCCAGCACGGAGCGACCGATGAGATAGTCTGTGTCGTGGAAATGCCGAATTTAGATGAAGCGGCAACAGCTGTTATGGAAATTGACGGCAAGGAGTTCAACGGACATTCATTCCATATCAAAAACCGTGATGAAATAGATAAAACGGAAAATATTCCGGAGGATGACACCGCCGCTTCTGTCAAGCCGAATGGCGATAGTCTAAACGCACCTATTGATAACTTGATGGAGATTGAGGAAGATAAGAGACAGAAAGAAAACGACCGACGTCAAAAACCCGGTGAAAGAAGAGAGATAGACAGCCCCCTCTTTAAAAGCGATAAGGGAATAGTCATAGACAGAAGAACATATTCTGAACGAAGAAACAAGCCGGATAGACCTGGAGATGCTGCACCGTAAATAATTTTATCTCAAATCGGCTGCGGCAATCTTATCCGCTGACTTAAAACCATACTTTTCCAACAATTGAATCTGTTCAATCATATTTCTGTAGCCAATTTATTATTTACGGTTTACCTCTAATGCCTTACTGCCCGGAATGTAAGGCAGAATATGTTGACGATGTGACCGAATGTCCTGATTGCAAGGTCGAACTCGTTGATGCTCTCCCGGAAAATGAGAAATCGATAGAAATCAATTGGGTTCCGCTCCGTTCCATACCGGGAAAACACTATGCTGCAATGGTAACCGAGATTCTCGATAAGGAAGAGATACCGAACTACGTGAAATCAGACGCAATCAGTACTGCGTACCTTACTTCGGGAACGGGAATTGCGGTAATTTACGTTCCGGAGGAGCACCTGACCAGGGCTGAGGAAATTCTCAACCAACTGCTCGATCATATTTGACCTTTTTAGGAGGGAGTCGGGGGTGACAGCCACGGAACTCAGGCATCCTTCGACTCTCCGCCTGGCAAGAAGTCGGACAGGCCCGCCTGGCAAGAAGTCGGGCAGGCCCGCAGGTTCGGGAGGGTTAATAAACCCTCCCCTACGAGCAATTCAGAGTTGAAGTCCTGAATACTAACTGCCTCTGGCAGAACCATGCTCCGGAGGAGTTCCATCGACATGAGTCATAACTCGCACTCTTATATCGATTAGGTCATTAGATTAAGCCGCCGGTCCGGTAATTGGTCTGAACGATATATACCCCTAATTCGCTTGCATTTACGGGGGTTTTCTGATAACATACTCCCGGAAAATCATGAAACATTTAATGGAATATTGGGCTCTTCTCGCACTGATTTTCACTCTGAGAATTCTTCCGGACAAGGGAGTAAGGTGGCTCGCCCGGTTTATAGCGTGGCTCGGATTCAGAGTCATCCGTTACCGAAAACGGGTAGCGTTAGGGAATTTGAGAGCCTCGTTTCCGGAGAAGTCCCTGGAAGAACTATACGATATACTTAAAGGAACTTACCTGAATTTCGCATTGAACAGTGTGGAATTTTTACGTCAAGGTAAGTTGAAAGGAAGAGGCGCCGCCGAAAAAACTCATATCACAGGCATAGAGCATCTTGAAAAATTAAAGAAAGAGAAAAAGGGGGCGCTGCTCGTCACCGCACATACGGGTAACTGGGAAATGCTTGGAGGCGTTTTAGCGCAGGAGGGACTTCCGATAGTTTCCATAGCGGATCATATGCATAACCCTTATTCCGATAAATTATTCGAAAGATTGCGGAGAGCGGTTTCTCACGAACTATATTACACGTCAGATTCGGCTACCGGGCTTCTCAAGGAATTAGAGAGAGGAAAACAGCTGGGAATTCTAATCGATCAGGACGCCGGCAAGAAGGGTGTATTCGTCGATTTTTTCGGGCGAAAGGCATCTATGCATAAGGGAGCCGCGTATTTCGCATTGCGGGCAAGAGCGCCCATGTTTACGATTTTCTCCCGCAGACTTGAAGATGGGAATTATGAAGCGGTTATAGAACCGATTGAGATCAAACACGAAGGTAAGGTTACGGAGGAAAGAATAGGTCAGATTTCACAAGAGATCGCTTCAAGGCTTGAAAAACATATCCTGAATAACCCCGAACAGTGGCTCTGGTTCCACAAAAGATGGAAAACAAGACCGACAGGAGAACCGGAAAAGAAACGGATACTCATATTACAGACTGCCTTTTTGGGCGACGTGGTTCTTGCCTCGCCGATAGCGGAAGCTTTGAAAATAACCAATCCGGCATGGGAAATTGATTTTGTGACTACACCGCAAGCGGCAAGTTTACTCGAAAATAATCCCAATATCTCCAATGTCCTGACTTATGATAAAAGAGAAAGTGAATCGGGATTACGGGGATTTTTCAGATTATTGAAAAAATTACAAACGGGGTCTTATGACGCCGCAATCGTTCCTCACCGTTCGATAAGAAGCGCTGCCCTGGCAAGGCTTTCCGGTATCCCCGTTCGCATAGGTTTCGACAGGAGCGCAGGGTCGTTTCTCTTTACCGATGTGATAAATTACGATGATGATCTGCACGAAGTGGACAGAAATATGAAATTGCTCTCGGCGCTCGATAGATCGATCCCCGGGGTCTCTCCCCGCCTCTATCCATCCAAAACAGACGTGAAAAACGCAAAAGAGATATTAAGAAAGAATAAGATATTGAACAAAAAGCCGTTAATCGCAATCGCGCCCGGCTCTATCTGGCCAACTAAAAGATGGCCATCCGACAGGTATCGTGATCTCGCCCGGATGATAGCTAATGACGGCGGCGGAGTGGTCTATATCGGCGGTGCAAAAGACAGTCATCTTCTGAGTAAAATCACTTTTAACGGTGCACTATCCGTTGTCGGGGAAACCACACTTCTCGAATCAACGGCAATTTTAAAAGAATGTGATCTTCTCATAACAAACGACAGCGCTCCGATGCATTTTGCCGTTGCGGTAGGAACTCCGGTAGTTGCAATCTTCGGTGCGACAGCGCCGAAATTCGGTTTCTACCCGTACAATCCGGACGACATAGTAGTCGAAAGAGAATTGCCATGCCGTCCATGTGCTGTTCACGGAGGGTTGAAATGCCCAATCGGTACGTTTGAGTGCATGCTGGATATCGGACCTGCCGAGGTTTACAAAAACGTAAAGAAAAGGTTATCGCTTGCGAAATAGACAGGTCGGAATAATCGCAGATGGTTAGAGCGGAAATCCTCAACCTCAGCGATACAGCTGCGCTTCAACCTGCTGTTAGAAGAGCAAGCGATCTGTTGAAAGAAGGAGGAATAATAGCATATCCCACTGATACTCTGTACGGGTTAGGAGTTGACCCTGAAAATATTCAGGCGATGGAAAAACTTTTTAAACTCAAAGATCGCCGAAAGGAAAAGCAAATCAGCCTTATGTTCTCCGGCAGTGAAATGGTCAAAGACTACTTCGCGGAGCTTACGCCGATTGAGAGTAGGGTCATCAACGAATTACTCCCCGGAGCGATTACTATAATTATTGAAACGAGAGAGAGAGTCAAATTCGGCGAAAATAATTCTGTAGGCGTTCGGATTCCGGATAATGAGTTTTGCAAAATGTTGACGGAACAGTACGGAAAGCCGATCACGACTACGAGCGTGAATAGATCAGGCGTATCACCTGCAAAGAGTGTCAAAGAAATAATTGACTACTTCCCGAACGAAGTCGATCTTATTTTGGATGGTGGAAGATCCCCTGAAACCGAGGGTTCCACAGTAATTCAAATTATCGAAGAAAAATTGCTGATACTCAGAGAGGGATTAATCGGTGAGGGTGAGATAAGAAAAAAACTTTATGAAAACTGAAAACCAATACAGGGTCATGTTCATCTGTACGGGAAACCGGGTCAGGAGCGTGATGGCTAAAGCGATCTTCGACAGGAGATTGATCGAGGGTAATCTGGACAACATCATATCCGATTCGGGCGGATTAATCAGACTTTACGGAGCAAAAGCAGCTGAAAACACTATTAAAATTTGTGCTCAAAATGGATTGGATGTGGTTGACCACCGCTCTCAACAGGTTAACGGGACTCATCTAAGCCAATCGAACCTTTTACTTGCAATGGAAGTGGAACAGGTGGATTACCTGAAAAATGTTTATTCTGAATATTCCGATAAAATATTCATCCTGACCGGATATGGCGGCGGAGAGGAAAGAGACGTTCATGACCCGTATGGAGAGAATGAGGAGGCTTATAAAAAGATTTTCGATGAGATTGATAATGAAATTGACAGGGTCTTTCCCGGGATAGTTTCAGCCTCAAAATTGTAATATGAAAGACGAGAACCATAAGAAATTAGCATCAGTGATAGTTAAGTTGACGGACGATCAGGATTTAAGGAACAGGTTCCGTTCGGAGAATTTAGAGAGCGTGAAAAATTTTGACATCACCAGGACGATGGAAGAAACTCAAAAAAATACATTTGGCGTTTCTTAATAGTTTGTGGTAGAAGAATCGTTCTTAGACAATTGATCTTATTCTTAGCCTTATC is a window of Candidatus Neomarinimicrobiota bacterium DNA encoding:
- the waaF gene encoding lipopolysaccharide heptosyltransferase II, which codes for MKHLMEYWALLALIFTLRILPDKGVRWLARFIAWLGFRVIRYRKRVALGNLRASFPEKSLEELYDILKGTYLNFALNSVEFLRQGKLKGRGAAEKTHITGIEHLEKLKKEKKGALLVTAHTGNWEMLGGVLAQEGLPIVSIADHMHNPYSDKLFERLRRAVSHELYYTSDSATGLLKELERGKQLGILIDQDAGKKGVFVDFFGRKASMHKGAAYFALRARAPMFTIFSRRLEDGNYEAVIEPIEIKHEGKVTEERIGQISQEIASRLEKHILNNPEQWLWFHKRWKTRPTGEPEKKRILILQTAFLGDVVLASPIAEALKITNPAWEIDFVTTPQAASLLENNPNISNVLTYDKRESESGLRGFFRLLKKLQTGSYDAAIVPHRSIRSAALARLSGIPVRIGFDRSAGSFLFTDVINYDDDLHEVDRNMKLLSALDRSIPGVSPRLYPSKTDVKNAKEILRKNKILNKKPLIAIAPGSIWPTKRWPSDRYRDLARMIANDGGGVVYIGGAKDSHLLSKITFNGALSVVGETTLLESTAILKECDLLITNDSAPMHFAVAVGTPVVAIFGATAPKFGFYPYNPDDIVVERELPCRPCAVHGGLKCPIGTFECMLDIGPAEVYKNVKKRLSLAK
- a CDS encoding threonylcarbamoyl-AMP synthase — translated: MVRAEILNLSDTAALQPAVRRASDLLKEGGIIAYPTDTLYGLGVDPENIQAMEKLFKLKDRRKEKQISLMFSGSEMVKDYFAELTPIESRVINELLPGAITIIIETRERVKFGENNSVGVRIPDNEFCKMLTEQYGKPITTTSVNRSGVSPAKSVKEIIDYFPNEVDLILDGGRSPETEGSTVIQIIEEKLLILREGLIGEGEIRKKLYEN
- a CDS encoding RNA-binding protein translates to MKIFVGNLSSDISPGLLREAFSAYGIISSISITQHGATDEIVCVVEMPNLDEAATAVMEIDGKEFNGHSFHIKNRDEIDKTENIPEDDTAASVKPNGDSLNAPIDNLMEIEEDKRQKENDRRQKPGERREIDSPLFKSDKGIVIDRRTYSERRNKPDRPGDAAP
- a CDS encoding DUF2007 domain-containing protein gives rise to the protein MPYCPECKAEYVDDVTECPDCKVELVDALPENEKSIEINWVPLRSIPGKHYAAMVTEILDKEEIPNYVKSDAISTAYLTSGTGIAVIYVPEEHLTRAEEILNQLLDHI